The DNA segment CTTTGCTGAGCAGGTCGCGCTCAAGTGTCGCATGGAACGATTCGATGTACGCGTTCATGTTTGGCGTCTTCGGCGGTATGCGCTCATGTGTAATGTACCGCTCTGCGCAGAGCTCCCCAAACGCCTTGCTGACGAACTGCGGCCCGTTGTCCGTGCGGATTACCGGCGGTTTTGCCCCAGGCGCCAGACGAACGTCCAGCGCGGCCCGCACCATTCGGCAGACATCCTTCGCCTCGCAACAGGAGCCAATGTGGTGGCCTACAAGCGTACGGTCGAAGACGTCGATCATATCCGCTATGTAAAAGAATTGGTCGTACCCTGCGACGTAGCCGTATTTAATATCCAACTGCCATTGCTCATTGGATGTCCTCACATCCGCGTTACGTGCCAAGCGACGTGGGTAGTGCGTTATTTTGCGGCGCTGTGGGTGAAGGAGCCCAAGCTTCTTACAGAGACGATACGTCTTCTTCTTGTTGATCACCAAGGCGTGCTGGTTACG comes from the Xylanibacillus composti genome and includes:
- a CDS encoding DDE-type integrase/transposase/recombinase gives rise to the protein MRTSNEQWQLDIKYGYVAGYDQFFYIADMIDVFDRTLVGHHIGSCCEAKDVCRMVRAALDVRLAPGAKPPVIRTDNGPQFVSKAFGELCAERYITHERIPPKTPNMNAYIESFHATLERDLLSK